From a region of the Methylomonas rapida genome:
- the sufT gene encoding putative Fe-S cluster assembly protein SufT — protein sequence MAEREVVTLTRDVNIVTIPDGHHGTLNKGQSVTIHQSLGSNYTVITDYGHMVRIAGTDADALGKEAHELHTLVSETDTKAVEKNCWEVMKTVYDPEIPVNIVDLGLVYGCDVTSDGKGGNDVHVRMTLTAPGCGMGPVIQSDVEKCIRALPGVSSVNVEVVLDPPWSREMMSEVAQVQLGLF from the coding sequence ATGGCAGAAAGAGAAGTTGTTACCTTAACCCGCGACGTCAATATCGTTACGATACCCGATGGCCACCACGGCACCTTGAACAAAGGCCAGAGCGTGACGATTCATCAATCGCTCGGCAGCAATTACACCGTGATCACCGATTACGGCCACATGGTCCGCATCGCCGGCACCGATGCCGATGCGCTAGGCAAGGAAGCGCATGAGCTGCATACCCTGGTTTCGGAAACCGACACCAAGGCGGTGGAAAAAAATTGCTGGGAAGTCATGAAAACCGTTTACGACCCGGAAATTCCGGTCAATATCGTCGACCTGGGACTGGTTTATGGCTGCGATGTCACCAGCGACGGCAAGGGCGGCAACGACGTGCATGTCAGGATGACGCTGACCGCGCCGGGCTGCGGCATGGGGCCCGTGATTCAGAGCGACGTGGAAAAATGCATCCGCGCGCTACCCGGTGTCAGTTCGGTCAACGTGGAAGTGGTACTTGATCCGCCCTGGTCTCGCGAGATGATGTCTGAAGTGGCGCAAGTCCAATTGGGCTTGTTTTAG
- a CDS encoding class 1 fructose-bisphosphatase, with protein sequence MTQAPKDIDDQITLTQFIIEQQRGLPGASGTFTLLLNNIATACKQISHRVNRGALIGVLGSAGTENVQGEVQKKLDIITHEIMVKALDWSGHLGGMASEEIDAPIKIPKQYPKGKYLVLFDPLDGSSNIDINLTVGTIFSVLRCREGVEPETEDFLRRGSEQVCAGFVLYGPSTMLVLTTGNGVNGFTLDPDIGEFILTHHNMRIPEETSEFAINMSNQRFWEPPVKRYVEECLAGEDGPRGKNFNMRWIASLVADVYRILTRGGVYLYPYDLRDPNRAGRLRLLYEANPMAFIIEQAGGACSTGTERMLDIKPQDIHQRIPLIFGSKKEVERIVGYYQQSSND encoded by the coding sequence ATGACTCAAGCGCCCAAAGACATCGACGATCAAATCACGCTGACCCAATTCATCATCGAGCAACAACGTGGCCTGCCCGGAGCATCGGGTACGTTTACGTTATTGCTGAACAACATCGCCACGGCATGCAAGCAAATTTCCCACCGGGTGAACCGGGGCGCGCTGATCGGCGTTTTGGGCAGCGCGGGCACGGAAAACGTGCAAGGCGAAGTGCAAAAAAAACTGGACATCATCACCCACGAGATCATGGTCAAGGCCTTGGACTGGAGCGGCCATTTGGGCGGCATGGCGTCGGAAGAAATCGATGCGCCAATCAAAATCCCCAAACAATACCCGAAAGGCAAATATCTGGTGTTGTTCGACCCCCTGGACGGCTCGTCCAACATTGACATCAACCTGACCGTGGGTACGATCTTTTCGGTATTGCGTTGCCGCGAAGGCGTGGAGCCCGAAACCGAAGACTTTTTACGCCGCGGCAGCGAGCAAGTCTGCGCCGGCTTCGTGTTGTACGGCCCCTCGACGATGTTGGTGCTGACGACTGGCAACGGCGTCAATGGTTTTACGCTGGACCCGGACATCGGCGAATTCATCCTGACCCATCACAATATGCGCATTCCGGAAGAAACGTCCGAGTTCGCGATCAACATGTCCAACCAGCGCTTTTGGGAGCCGCCGGTCAAACGCTATGTCGAGGAATGCCTGGCCGGGGAAGACGGTCCGCGCGGCAAGAATTTCAACATGCGCTGGATCGCCTCGCTGGTGGCGGATGTCTACCGCATCCTGACACGGGGTGGGGTTTATTTGTATCCCTACGATTTACGCGATCCCAATCGCGCGGGCCGCTTGCGACTATTGTACGAAGCCAATCCCATGGCCTTCATCATCGAGCAGGCCGGCGGCGCTTGCAGCACCGGCACGGAACGCATGCTGGACATCAAACCGCAAGACATTCACCAGCGCATACCGTTGATTTTCGGCTCTAAAAAAGAAGTCGAACGCATCGTCGGCTATTATCAACAATCATCCAACGACTAG
- a CDS encoding nitroreductase family protein: MDTQLAIESRRSVKQFDPNHRISEQEIESLLSLAMLSPTAFNIQHWRFVLVRDPALRRQIRQVAWDQAQVTDASLLIVLCADLNAWQKQPERYWRNASQAARDFLLPAIQAYYAGKPQVQRDEAMRSCGMAAQTLMLSAKAMGYDSCPMDGFDFDAAGQLINLPEDHVISMFVAIGKALQPALPRGGQLALHEVVINDRFA; this comes from the coding sequence ATGGACACGCAACTCGCCATTGAATCGCGCCGTTCGGTCAAACAATTCGACCCCAACCACCGCATCAGCGAACAAGAAATCGAATCGCTATTATCACTAGCCATGCTGTCGCCAACGGCCTTCAATATTCAGCACTGGCGCTTTGTGTTGGTGCGCGATCCGGCGCTGCGTCGGCAAATTCGCCAAGTCGCCTGGGACCAAGCGCAAGTCACCGATGCTTCCCTGCTGATCGTGTTATGCGCCGATCTGAACGCCTGGCAAAAACAACCCGAGCGTTACTGGCGTAACGCCTCGCAAGCGGCGCGAGATTTTTTGCTGCCGGCGATTCAGGCCTATTACGCCGGCAAACCGCAAGTACAACGCGATGAAGCCATGCGTTCCTGCGGCATGGCCGCGCAAACCTTGATGTTGAGCGCCAAGGCCATGGGTTACGACTCCTGCCCGATGGACGGCTTCGACTTCGACGCGGCCGGCCAATTGATCAACTTACCCGAAGACCATGTCATCAGCATGTTCGTCGCCATCGGCAAGGCTTTGCAACCCGCGCTGCCTCGCGGCGGCCAGCTTGCCCTGCATGAGGTCGTCATCAACGACCGTTTCGCCTAA
- a CDS encoding GGDEF domain-containing protein translates to MKERTAELAVVSNKSFQASTAVNLHHYDISSALQTTLEFNELIAIFCNKIQATVPHNSVEYTNDEFGLSFKRGIVGRHSCSYALKVEDQQLGELKLTRTHRFGKDELAMLESLLCCLIYPLRNATLFHQALQMAYTDPLTQTHNRAGFNDMLAREIKRANRCEQHLSLIFVDIDHFKALNDEYGHDCGDMALAAVASKVKDSVRGSDVVFRYGGEEFVIMLIDTNLDAAAVIAERVRTCIESQTLAYGMEVLNITASLGVSSLRGNENMESFIKRADTAMYKAKQTGRNRVCVA, encoded by the coding sequence ATGAAAGAAAGAACCGCCGAACTAGCCGTTGTCAGCAATAAAAGTTTTCAAGCCTCGACAGCGGTCAATCTTCATCATTACGACATCAGCAGCGCACTGCAAACCACGCTGGAATTCAACGAGCTGATTGCGATCTTTTGCAACAAAATCCAAGCCACCGTCCCGCATAACAGCGTGGAATACACCAACGACGAATTCGGCCTTTCATTCAAGCGCGGCATCGTCGGCCGTCATTCCTGCAGCTATGCGCTGAAAGTCGAAGACCAGCAACTTGGCGAACTGAAACTGACCCGCACTCATCGCTTCGGTAAGGATGAACTGGCAATGCTGGAAAGCCTGCTGTGCTGCCTGATCTACCCGCTACGAAACGCCACCTTGTTCCATCAAGCCTTGCAAATGGCTTACACCGATCCGTTGACCCAAACGCACAACCGTGCCGGTTTCAACGATATGTTGGCGCGGGAGATCAAGCGGGCCAATCGCTGCGAGCAGCATTTATCGTTGATTTTCGTAGACATCGATCACTTTAAAGCTCTCAACGACGAATATGGCCACGATTGCGGCGACATGGCGCTGGCGGCGGTGGCCAGCAAGGTCAAAGACAGCGTGCGCGGCAGTGATGTCGTGTTTCGTTATGGGGGGGAAGAATTCGTGATCATGCTGATCGATACCAATCTGGACGCCGCCGCCGTCATCGCTGAACGCGTGCGCACCTGCATCGAATCGCAGACGCTGGCCTACGGCATGGAAGTCTTGAATATCACCGCCAGCCTCGGCGTCAGTTCGTTACGCGGCAACGAAAACATGGAAAGCTTCATCAAACGCGCCGACACAGCCATGTATAAGGCCAAACAAACGGGTCGCAACCGTGTTTGCGTGGCTTAA
- the rpiA gene encoding ribose-5-phosphate isomerase RpiA encodes MTQDELKKQVAAAALKYLKDVPIIGMGTGSTVTHLINQLADCDFKHDIEAAVSSSIKTTEHLQSIGIKVLELNQTGDLEVYIDGADEVTPHKKMLKGGGGALTREKIIAGASKKFVCIVDETKCVDVLGKFPLPVEVLPLSRSFVARQLVKLGGQPELRINKETGQPYITDNGCEILDVHNMTILNPVEMEQAINNIPGVITNGLFAMRDADVVLVGKGSEVISY; translated from the coding sequence ATGACTCAAGATGAATTAAAAAAACAAGTCGCCGCCGCCGCTCTGAAATACTTGAAAGACGTACCCATCATCGGCATGGGCACAGGCTCCACCGTCACTCATCTGATCAACCAGCTGGCCGACTGCGATTTCAAACACGACATCGAAGCGGCCGTGTCCAGTTCGATCAAAACCACCGAACATCTGCAATCGATTGGCATCAAAGTATTGGAACTGAATCAAACCGGCGACCTGGAAGTGTATATCGACGGCGCCGATGAAGTGACTCCGCACAAAAAAATGCTGAAAGGCGGCGGCGGCGCGCTGACCCGGGAAAAAATCATCGCCGGCGCCAGCAAAAAATTCGTCTGCATCGTCGACGAAACCAAATGCGTGGACGTGCTGGGCAAATTCCCGCTACCGGTGGAAGTGCTGCCGTTGTCGCGCAGCTTCGTCGCCAGACAGCTGGTCAAATTGGGCGGCCAGCCGGAACTGCGCATCAACAAGGAAACCGGACAACCTTACATCACCGACAACGGCTGCGAGATTCTGGACGTTCACAATATGACCATCCTGAACCCGGTCGAAATGGAACAAGCCATCAACAACATCCCTGGTGTCATCACCAACGGCTTGTTTGCGATGCGCGATGCCGACGTGGTGTTGGTAGGCAAAGGCTCGGAAGTCATTTCGTATTAA
- the ubiG gene encoding bifunctional 2-polyprenyl-6-hydroxyphenol methylase/3-demethylubiquinol 3-O-methyltransferase UbiG — translation MTENVHPHEIHKFGSQAERWWDPNGEFKTLHDVNPLRLRFIQQYAGLSGKRVVDVGCGGGILTEGLAKAGADALGIDLSEELIDIADLHGLETGVKANYQRISAETLAEQQPEAFDHVTCMEMLEHVPDPASIIRACATLVKPAGMVFFSTLNRVPKAYLLAILAAEHLMKIVPKGTHDYKTFIKPSELCQSARNAGLELQGMVGIQYNPFNKQFSLGKDIDVNYIAAFQRTE, via the coding sequence ATGACAGAGAACGTACATCCGCACGAAATCCACAAATTTGGTTCACAAGCCGAGCGCTGGTGGGACCCCAACGGCGAGTTCAAAACCCTGCACGACGTCAATCCGCTGAGGTTGCGATTCATTCAGCAATATGCCGGCTTGTCGGGCAAGCGCGTCGTGGACGTAGGCTGTGGCGGCGGCATTCTGACCGAAGGCTTGGCCAAGGCCGGTGCCGACGCGCTGGGTATCGATCTCAGCGAAGAACTGATCGACATCGCCGATTTGCATGGCCTGGAAACCGGCGTCAAAGCGAATTACCAAAGAATCAGCGCCGAAACCCTGGCCGAACAACAACCTGAAGCATTCGACCATGTGACCTGCATGGAAATGCTGGAACATGTTCCCGATCCGGCTTCGATCATTCGCGCCTGCGCGACGCTGGTCAAGCCTGCCGGCATGGTGTTTTTTTCCACCTTGAACCGGGTGCCAAAGGCTTACTTGCTGGCCATTTTGGCGGCCGAACACCTGATGAAAATAGTTCCCAAGGGCACGCACGACTATAAAACCTTCATCAAGCCTTCCGAGTTATGCCAGAGCGCGCGCAACGCCGGCCTGGAACTGCAAGGCATGGTCGGCATTCAATACAACCCGTTCAACAAGCAATTCAGCCTGGGCAAGGACATCGATGTCAACTACATCGCGGCTTTCCAACGCACAGAATAA
- a CDS encoding SDR family NAD(P)-dependent oxidoreductase codes for MSLNKQVILITGAGGGLGGAAALALAKQGAELILLDKSIPKLEKVYDAIVESGGQEPVMYPFDLAGASEAQYQEMADVIEQRYGALQGLLHSAAEFSAFTPIAIHKTQDWGHTLNVNLNAAFLLTRVLLPLLQKSQHASIVFTSDSGARQARAYSGAYGVSKIALEGFAKILAEELEGGEKIRVNTLVPGPVDSPLRKKAYPAEDKAKLPGLQSLASIYCYLFDSASIGITGQVFDAQTFKI; via the coding sequence ATGTCATTGAACAAGCAAGTCATATTGATCACGGGCGCCGGCGGCGGACTGGGCGGCGCGGCGGCCTTGGCCCTGGCCAAACAAGGCGCGGAACTCATTTTGCTGGATAAAAGCATTCCGAAGCTGGAAAAGGTCTACGATGCCATCGTCGAAAGCGGTGGTCAGGAACCCGTCATGTACCCTTTTGACCTGGCGGGTGCCAGCGAAGCCCAATACCAGGAAATGGCCGACGTGATCGAACAGCGTTATGGCGCGTTGCAGGGGTTATTGCATTCGGCCGCGGAATTCAGCGCTTTTACTCCGATCGCTATCCATAAAACGCAAGACTGGGGTCATACCCTAAACGTCAACTTAAACGCCGCATTTTTACTGACGCGTGTATTGCTGCCGCTGCTGCAAAAAAGCCAGCATGCGTCGATTGTGTTTACCTCCGATTCCGGTGCACGGCAGGCCCGAGCTTACAGCGGCGCTTACGGCGTTTCGAAAATCGCCTTGGAAGGTTTTGCCAAAATTTTGGCCGAGGAACTGGAAGGCGGCGAAAAAATCAGGGTCAATACATTGGTGCCCGGTCCCGTGGATTCGCCGCTGCGCAAAAAAGCCTATCCAGCCGAAGACAAAGCCAAATTACCGGGATTGCAAAGCCTGGCCTCGATCTATTGCTATTTATTCGACAGCGCCAGTATAGGCATTACCGGTCAAGTTTTTGACGCTCAGACTTTTAAAATCTAA
- a CDS encoding helix-turn-helix domain-containing protein, whose amino-acid sequence MPYKQVICSNCSLDNICLPRGLSQAEIENISKVVKARKTLQRGDFIYREGDHFKGILAIKSGSAKLVANDSHGNEHILNILLPGELLGFDGLSTEKHGCAAIALETMTFCMLPADSMEQLFQKLPGLTRELFRHSGEKMLEDKNQLVLSKRPAEERLAYFLISLSERLRRRGFSSSEFKLSLTRQEIGNHLGLALETVSRLLKKFQDEGLIAVQNRFIHIKNLNSLKNLLQPLD is encoded by the coding sequence GTGCCCTATAAGCAAGTCATTTGCAGCAATTGCAGCCTGGACAACATTTGCCTGCCGCGCGGCCTGTCTCAAGCCGAAATCGAAAACATCAGCAAGGTGGTCAAAGCCCGCAAAACCTTGCAGCGCGGCGATTTCATCTACCGCGAAGGCGATCATTTCAAGGGCATACTGGCCATCAAGTCCGGCAGCGCCAAACTGGTCGCCAACGACAGCCACGGCAACGAACATATTCTGAATATCCTGTTGCCCGGTGAATTACTGGGTTTCGATGGTTTGTCCACCGAAAAACACGGTTGCGCCGCGATTGCGCTGGAAACCATGACCTTTTGCATGCTGCCGGCCGACAGCATGGAACAGTTGTTTCAAAAACTGCCGGGTTTAACCCGCGAGCTCTTTCGCCATTCCGGCGAAAAAATGCTGGAGGACAAAAACCAGCTGGTGTTGAGCAAGCGCCCGGCCGAGGAGCGCCTGGCCTATTTTTTGATCAGCCTGTCGGAACGCCTGAGACGACGAGGATTTTCCTCGTCGGAATTCAAACTTTCGCTGACTCGGCAGGAAATCGGCAACCATTTGGGCCTGGCCTTGGAAACGGTCAGCCGTCTGCTGAAGAAGTTTCAGGATGAGGGTTTGATCGCGGTGCAAAACCGTTTCATTCACATCAAAAACCTGAACTCATTGAAAAATCTGCTGCAGCCCCTGGATTGA
- a CDS encoding HAD family hydrolase has translation MNDFRLDCVLFDLDGTLVDTAPDLLACLHETLATHAYPTADEAELKPLISLGALAMIKHAAAHASETEQTQLLEFMLDCYQNNIARYSQFFHGITETLATIENLGLKWGVVTNKRERFTLPLMDALNLRQRAACVISGDTTANSKPHPEPMLAACRQAGVKPENCVYIGDAAHDIAAGKNAHMKTLAAVYGYLKDGDRPENWGADALIEHPQQLQQWIQASLCH, from the coding sequence ATGAACGACTTTCGACTAGATTGCGTTTTGTTCGACCTGGATGGCACGCTGGTGGATACGGCCCCGGATTTGCTGGCCTGTCTGCATGAGACCCTGGCAACGCACGCTTACCCCACTGCCGACGAAGCCGAGTTGAAACCCTTGATTTCACTGGGCGCGCTGGCGATGATCAAACATGCCGCGGCCCATGCCAGCGAAACCGAACAAACCCAACTGCTGGAATTCATGCTGGATTGCTATCAAAACAACATCGCCAGGTACAGTCAGTTTTTCCACGGCATCACCGAAACCCTGGCAACCATTGAAAATCTGGGCCTGAAATGGGGCGTGGTCACCAACAAACGCGAACGTTTCACGCTGCCACTGATGGACGCGCTCAATCTGCGCCAACGCGCCGCCTGCGTGATCAGCGGCGATACCACCGCCAATAGCAAGCCCCATCCGGAACCCATGCTGGCCGCATGCAGACAAGCCGGCGTCAAGCCGGAAAATTGCGTTTATATCGGTGATGCCGCACATGACATTGCCGCCGGCAAGAATGCCCACATGAAAACCCTGGCCGCCGTCTACGGCTATCTGAAAGACGGCGACCGGCCCGAAAACTGGGGCGCGGATGCCTTGATAGAACATCCACAACAATTACAGCAATGGATACAGGCCTCGCTATGTCATTGA
- the fliK gene encoding flagellar hook-length control protein FliK has protein sequence MDIKPSLTAGLPSTGPKPSSAGLDLKMHQLLEAKVIENQIALDKLTVKVADKTLSLQTDRPLNLQGGQAIQLQVVKLLPQPEFKIVPTSLTPSPNITANPSQDTPTLKWVLSSGNASAQMVQPASFSLGQQLQASIVDVSNNKITLQLLPATTRAANAPANTLLTLDAKQLIPIGGSVDTSPRAQTSASPQNTLSVGAQLTLQVIKAGDSPTFAVSAIPVDDSQMIVNALKQWLPIQAPPTALLNQLQQALPQLITDATLAEALKNLAQKILSSLPIKPQLTEASQLKQAIDESGLFLEHKLLQSLLGKPDLLLNDDFKAKLSKLIQLLNHELATRTEGKTSATEALLKESLQKAHGALAKLTVDQLNSLPKDDSPKQSWILELPFFHDGNPESMKIQIERDRRKADDKPENNWAVSITISPPNLATIHCRISCYDGTVNTRFWSEAIDTVDRINAHLDYLKQQLEQKGIVTGFMEAHQGQPPTPDSIVSSMPHLLREKA, from the coding sequence ATGGACATAAAACCGTCTTTAACCGCCGGCCTGCCGTCGACGGGCCCTAAGCCGAGCAGCGCCGGCCTCGACCTGAAAATGCACCAACTGCTGGAAGCCAAAGTCATCGAAAACCAAATTGCCTTGGACAAACTGACGGTCAAGGTCGCCGACAAGACGCTAAGCCTGCAAACAGACCGCCCGTTGAATTTACAAGGCGGCCAAGCGATACAATTACAGGTCGTCAAGTTATTGCCGCAGCCCGAATTTAAAATCGTGCCTACCTCTCTGACGCCCTCCCCCAATATCACGGCGAATCCGTCACAAGACACACCGACCTTGAAATGGGTTCTTTCCTCTGGCAACGCAAGCGCGCAAATGGTTCAACCGGCCTCGTTTAGCCTGGGCCAACAATTGCAGGCCAGCATCGTCGATGTCTCAAATAACAAAATCACCTTGCAATTACTGCCGGCAACGACCCGCGCGGCTAACGCGCCCGCCAACACCCTGCTGACGCTAGATGCCAAACAACTGATACCCATCGGCGGCAGCGTCGATACCAGCCCCCGCGCCCAGACAAGCGCCTCGCCACAAAATACGCTAAGCGTTGGCGCGCAGTTGACCCTGCAGGTGATAAAAGCCGGGGATTCGCCGACTTTCGCGGTTTCAGCCATTCCAGTCGATGATAGTCAAATGATCGTCAACGCCTTGAAGCAATGGTTACCGATACAAGCCCCGCCAACCGCTTTATTGAACCAGTTGCAACAGGCTCTGCCGCAGCTGATCACGGACGCCACGCTGGCCGAAGCCTTGAAGAACCTGGCGCAAAAAATTTTGAGCAGTTTGCCGATCAAGCCGCAATTGACCGAAGCAAGCCAGCTAAAACAGGCCATCGATGAATCGGGGTTGTTTTTGGAGCACAAATTGCTCCAATCGCTATTAGGCAAACCCGACCTTTTGTTAAATGATGACTTCAAAGCCAAACTGAGCAAATTGATCCAACTGCTCAACCATGAGCTCGCCACGCGAACGGAGGGAAAAACGTCAGCCACCGAAGCACTGCTCAAGGAAAGTCTGCAAAAAGCCCATGGCGCCTTGGCCAAATTGACGGTCGATCAGCTCAATTCCCTGCCCAAGGACGATTCACCTAAACAAAGCTGGATATTGGAGCTGCCGTTTTTTCATGACGGCAACCCCGAAAGCATGAAAATCCAGATCGAACGGGACCGACGCAAAGCCGATGACAAGCCGGAAAACAACTGGGCCGTCAGCATTACCATCAGCCCACCCAATCTTGCTACAATACATTGCAGGATCTCCTGTTACGACGGCACCGTCAATACCCGCTTTTGGAGCGAGGCCATTGATACCGTGGACAGAATCAACGCTCACCTCGATTATCTGAAACAACAGCTCGAACAAAAAGGAATCGTTACTGGATTTATGGAAGCCCACCAAGGTCAACCGCCCACCCCGGATAGCATCGTTTCTTCGATGCCCCATCTGTTGAGAGAAAAAGCCTGA